From Neobacillus sp. PS2-9, the proteins below share one genomic window:
- a CDS encoding alpha/beta fold hydrolase yields MSGNSARFNFIPQLDLEKEASRWNQVYKVLTEPKPDIKPTQREIIWKKNKSTLYFHPAKDKKYQTPIFLVYSLINKSYILDVGEGSSVVGGLTERGYDVYFLDWGSPEYEDSDITLDDYILNYLENGVKRALRHSGAEGISLVGYCLGGTISAIFTSITKLPIVNLVLATVPIDFSVGIVPDKWLKGLQNGTIDFNRFSDVYGVIPSEFMYLMFRGLSPVYTSPWINLITRAHDPHYVEKWRRMDKWTKDTASFAGSAFKQLFNDFYKDNKLLKGELEIGGRKVDLKNIKCPTFVFSTSRDTLVLEQQSLPIMDMISSEDKTYQVFEGGHVALALTGMFAKFADQWLSIHSQKIQEEVV; encoded by the coding sequence ATGAGTGGAAATTCAGCGCGTTTCAATTTTATTCCTCAGCTTGATCTTGAAAAGGAAGCATCAAGGTGGAATCAAGTATATAAAGTTCTCACCGAACCGAAGCCAGATATTAAACCGACACAAAGAGAAATTATTTGGAAAAAGAATAAATCAACCTTATATTTTCACCCGGCAAAAGATAAAAAATATCAAACTCCTATATTCCTAGTTTATTCGCTAATAAATAAATCTTATATTTTAGACGTGGGTGAAGGTAGCAGTGTTGTGGGGGGACTAACAGAGCGCGGATATGATGTATACTTCTTAGACTGGGGCTCACCTGAGTATGAAGATAGTGATATTACCCTGGATGATTACATCTTAAATTATCTTGAAAATGGAGTGAAGCGTGCACTTAGGCATTCTGGTGCAGAGGGTATATCATTGGTGGGCTATTGCCTGGGTGGTACCATTTCAGCTATCTTTACCTCTATTACAAAACTACCAATAGTGAACTTGGTTCTTGCGACAGTTCCCATTGATTTTAGTGTGGGAATTGTGCCGGATAAATGGTTAAAAGGACTACAAAATGGAACCATCGACTTTAACCGTTTCTCAGATGTATATGGGGTCATTCCATCCGAATTTATGTACCTCATGTTTAGGGGACTTTCACCCGTCTATACTAGTCCATGGATTAACCTAATCACCCGCGCACACGATCCACACTATGTGGAAAAATGGCGAAGGATGGATAAATGGACAAAAGATACAGCCTCTTTTGCAGGCTCAGCCTTTAAGCAGTTATTTAATGATTTTTATAAAGATAACAAGCTCCTAAAGGGTGAGTTGGAAATTGGCGGTAGGAAGGTAGATTTAAAGAATATTAAGTGTCCAACTTTTGTGTTCTCGACATCTAGAGATACACTTGTATTAGAACAGCAAAGTCTACCTATTATGGATATGATTTCAAGTGAAGATAAAACATATCAAGTGTTCGAGGGCGGGCACGTTGCACTTGCTTTAACTGGTATGTTTGCCAAATTTGCTGATCAGTGGCTTTCTATTCATTCACAAAAAATCCAAGAAGAAGTTGTATAA
- a CDS encoding polyhydroxyalkanoate biosynthesis repressor PhaR, protein MTQDKTYDPFEGFKRISGMWEKQLNGLLYMMTDNNEFVRLMKVGTESHARYMDLLRKNQELMAGLMNIPTKKDVANVAKLTVQAEEKMDILEEQIWNVQDSLSALNKEHVEMFQELVSLVKQMKVEYHQIAHKIEDTRTLKAEIESLKQEMSQLTDIKAELASIKNLMQKGKGKDKEPVLTGSVASKS, encoded by the coding sequence ATGACTCAAGATAAAACATACGATCCTTTTGAAGGATTCAAGCGAATAAGTGGAATGTGGGAAAAACAATTAAATGGTCTATTGTATATGATGACTGACAACAATGAGTTCGTGCGTTTAATGAAGGTTGGTACTGAGAGTCATGCGCGATACATGGATCTTTTAAGGAAGAACCAAGAGCTAATGGCAGGATTAATGAATATACCGACCAAAAAAGATGTAGCGAATGTAGCAAAACTTACTGTTCAAGCTGAGGAGAAAATGGATATTCTAGAAGAACAAATTTGGAATGTACAGGATAGCTTAAGCGCATTAAATAAAGAGCATGTGGAGATGTTTCAGGAACTGGTCAGTCTAGTTAAACAAATGAAAGTTGAATATCATCAAATCGCCCATAAGATAGAGGATACTAGAACATTAAAAGCAGAGATTGAGAGTTTAAAACAGGAGATGTCACAGTTAACAGATATTAAAGCGGAACTAGCGTCCATAAAAAATTTGATGCAAAAAGGTAAAGGAAAAGATAAAGAGCCTGTGCTCACAGGTTCCGTAGCATCTAAATCATAG
- a CDS encoding long-chain fatty acid--CoA ligase — protein MVYQKKPWLKFYDPRVSENVSIEYDSLFDLLNQAANIHDERPALTFYGRSWSYKDTKMISEWFAASLYRIGLKKGDRLAIMLPNCPHYIFSLFAGFRLGGIAVQVNPMYVEREIEYVLNDSEAEYMVVFEDFYSRVKRVQPKTSLKRIIVVGFGGNRIQLSAGDIYFEDFLTHDNVIPDIPIDIHEDVAILQYTGGTTGVSKGVMLTHHNLLANIIQVCDFTYNAVDEKPENFKIVSVLPMFHVYGLSCNALSAIRIGCNQLILPRFDVNEVLDLVKREKPFQMTAVPTMIFAFNSHPDLEASNLGDIYYLSSGGAPLPVEQVRSFEKRVGVRLADGYGLSETAPSAISTPPFLPRKLGSVGIPLPGTEARIIIQTPEGIEDVPIGEAGELILRGPQVMKGYWKRPGDTEMVLKDGWLFTGDIAKMDEDGYFYILDRKKDIIIASGYNVYPREIEEVLYKHEAVEEAIVIGVPDSYRGETVKAFVKLKTGAVETPVSLIEFAKINLAPYKVPKEIEILNELPKSSVGKLLRRMLRKEEEKLQVLPL, from the coding sequence GTGGTATATCAAAAAAAGCCATGGTTAAAATTTTACGATCCAAGGGTTAGTGAAAATGTATCCATTGAGTACGATTCATTATTTGACCTTTTGAATCAGGCAGCAAATATTCATGATGAAAGACCGGCCCTTACCTTTTATGGGAGGTCTTGGAGCTATAAAGATACAAAAATGATATCTGAATGGTTTGCTGCCTCATTGTATCGAATAGGCCTTAAAAAGGGAGATCGTTTAGCGATAATGCTACCCAATTGTCCTCACTATATTTTTAGTCTATTTGCAGGGTTTAGATTAGGTGGAATTGCTGTTCAAGTGAACCCTATGTATGTCGAACGAGAAATTGAATACGTGTTAAATGACTCTGAGGCGGAATATATGGTTGTATTTGAAGACTTTTATTCGAGAGTCAAGCGGGTTCAGCCAAAAACATCATTAAAGAGGATTATTGTCGTGGGTTTCGGTGGGAACCGAATTCAGCTTTCTGCCGGGGATATCTACTTTGAGGATTTTCTAACACATGACAATGTCATTCCTGATATTCCAATTGACATACATGAAGATGTCGCTATCTTACAGTACACAGGCGGCACCACTGGAGTATCTAAAGGGGTAATGCTAACCCATCATAATCTTTTAGCAAATATAATTCAGGTATGTGATTTCACCTATAATGCAGTAGATGAGAAACCAGAGAACTTCAAAATCGTAAGTGTCCTTCCTATGTTCCATGTTTATGGCCTATCATGTAATGCACTTTCGGCAATCAGAATTGGTTGTAATCAGTTAATATTACCAAGGTTTGACGTCAATGAGGTATTAGATCTTGTAAAAAGGGAAAAGCCATTTCAAATGACAGCTGTCCCAACAATGATCTTCGCTTTCAATAGTCACCCAGACTTAGAAGCAAGTAATCTTGGAGATATTTATTATCTAAGCAGTGGGGGTGCACCACTCCCAGTCGAACAGGTAAGGTCTTTTGAGAAAAGAGTGGGTGTAAGATTAGCAGACGGATATGGTTTATCAGAAACAGCACCTTCTGCAATCTCTACCCCACCATTCTTACCAAGAAAATTAGGTAGTGTTGGTATTCCTTTACCAGGTACTGAAGCGAGAATTATTATACAAACCCCAGAAGGAATCGAAGACGTCCCAATTGGGGAGGCAGGTGAACTCATTCTCCGCGGTCCACAGGTAATGAAGGGTTATTGGAAACGGCCTGGGGATACGGAAATGGTATTGAAGGATGGTTGGCTCTTTACAGGGGATATCGCCAAAATGGATGAAGATGGCTATTTTTATATCTTGGATCGGAAAAAAGATATTATTATTGCAAGCGGGTATAATGTGTATCCACGAGAAATTGAGGAAGTACTGTACAAGCACGAGGCAGTTGAGGAAGCCATTGTTATTGGTGTTCCCGACAGCTATAGAGGGGAAACAGTTAAGGCATTTGTTAAGTTAAAGACAGGTGCTGTAGAAACACCGGTGAGCCTAATAGAATTTGCAAAGATTAACCTAGCACCTTATAAAGTTCCAAAAGAGATTGAAATTCTTAATGAACTTCCCAAATCATCTGTCGGTAAGCTGTTAAGACGAATGTTACGTAAAGAGGAAGAAAAACTACAAGTTTTACCACTATAA